The genome window CACCAACCACCCAGCCGTAGCCTGTGGAGAAGTAGGTTATATCAGGCCTCTGAATGCACCATGCAGTCCCATCCTGCTGCAGTATGCTTCTACTGCAACCTTAACCCTCATATGTACCGCTacaaaatctatatacagtgggttcccaaatgattgacaccctgcataaagatgagcaataatgataattcaaatactgaactAAATTGTATGTAACAAaactgggaaattatattatttgatAAAAATACTTTTGCTCAGAGAAAGATCCACCTCAAAAGGTTAGGGGTCAGAATGATTGAAACGCCAAAGGGTCCTTATAAAGAAGTCAAAAGTTTCATATTCGATCCCATATTCctacagcacacaatgactacaccAAGCTTGTGACTCTGGTCCCATATACctacagcacacaatgactacaccAAGCTTGTGACTCTGGTCCCATATACctacagcacacaatgactacaccAAGCTTGTGACTCTGGTCCCATATACctacagcacacaatgactacaccAAGCTTGTGACTCTGGTCCCATATACctacagcacacaatgactacaccAAGCTTGTGACTCTGGTCCCATATACctacagcacacaatgactacaccaagcttgtgactctaaaaacttgttggatgcaaaaacaaaacatgTAAGGTAAGAGCTGTAGGAATATGGGATCAAATAAACTTTTGACTGACTTTATTTctaagaatctttaggggtgtcaattTTGACATTCCTTTCTGAGAAAAAtaagtattacttgttaaacaatcTTTCACTGAGCAACTGTATTAGCATAAATCAATCGTTTCCCctcttaaaaaaaatacaatatagctcagtatttgaattatttcatacaatcattattgctcatctttatggAGGGTGTCAATCATTAAGACCCCACTGTATAATTACTGCACTTTTCTTTTACTGTACATAGACTGACAATGCAAAATCAATGCCCATATTTTTTTTCTTACAATATCATTCAGTAttgtaatatatttaatataaaaTAAAACTTTAATCTTTATTTTCTGTGTATGTATGTTTAGTTTCCCTTAAGGTAAAAGGTTATTGCTTAAGGAGGAAGCATTAATTAACATGTTTATTACTACATGGTGGAAAGCAACATATTACATCAAAcaaacagtcagagacaacatccagcagaaaaacacaaacatactcCCCCCCCCTTTTTGTCAGCACTCTTTCTCGACCTCTGTAACTCTGTCCATAGTGTGGTCATAAGGGGAAGGCAGGACGACAACACCCTTGCCTGGGTTATGACTGTGGGTGACATCATCGTCAGTGTTTTCCATAGATAGTCTCAAGCAGGGTGCAGAGCCAGGATGAATGTCGAGGAGTCATCCTACCTAGGGCATGATAGGTAGGAACATCACCCTGACTTCCACAATATTGAAAACGTTCCAGGCTGAGTGAACATGAATCAAGTTCAAACCCTTTTTCAAAACTGCAGAACATACTAACCCTGAATGTTCCACAGTTCAGCTCAAGCTGAGGCGGTGGGGCCCCATGTGAATGTGTTCTTGGCTGGGACCGCCCCTCTCAGCGCCTGTAGCCTATCACGGTGCAGGGACTCCGTTGCCATAGAGGCATCCTTGTCTAGTGATTGGCGGATACAGGTCTTGAGGTGTGCGATGCCAAAACCGGTGGCAGCTGAGATAGGAACCACGTGTCTGAAGACCATGTTGTTCTTAGGAAGCATATCGTCGGGTAACAGGTGGGAGAACTCTGAAAGGGAGAAGCACAGCAGGGGGGCACTATGAGTAGTCTAATGTCACAGATCGTACACCTTAATTACCTAAGTATTACCTTAGTTTATAATCTATGTATATCATTAGATTACCGTGTGGGTTTAGGAGTTGCTCCTGCAGCTCTGTGAGTTTGTCCTCTGCATCAGGCAGGTCCATCTTATTGACCACCAACACAGCAGGCTTACACGGGAGATCCTCCTTATACAGCTCCAACTCCTATACGAGGGGTCGAGAGAGGAGGGGACGGGCGGCAGAGAGtgggataaggagagagagaacatagtgATACTGGTGctcggagggagggagtgggtggTTTCTGTGTAGATGTGTCCTGCTAGCCTCACTTTAATTAAAAGTTGAACAGCCTCAAAAGCAGACCTAAATGGCATTTTGCTTGCCAGCTGGAAACCACAAACGTCCACctatgaccagagagagaagagagacttcATCAGTATTACAGCTAGAGGCTTTCTCACCACAAATCTCCTTGAGACTTTGACCATAAATTGTGTTTGTGTTTAGGTCGAACCACAAAGAGCAGCTGTCTGGTCCTCTCCACGTGTTTGAGGAACTGGTGGCCCATGCCTCTATTCATGTGGGCCCCCTCTATCAGCCCTGGGAGGTCTGCCACTGAGATCTACACCAATCCGAGAAGAGAACACAGAATGGACCAATCAGAGGAGAGAACTCAGATTGAACcaatgagagagagaacaccGAGTATGGAGAAACCAGAAGACAATCTTGAGAATGAACCAATCAGGAGAAGGAAAATATTGACTCGCACAAAAAGGAAGGAAGTGACCTCATCTGCTTCTCTTACCTGTTTATGGTCTTCATACATGACCTTGCCAATCTCCGGTCTCAGAGTGGTGACTGCAGAACGACAACACAAACATTTACCGTTCATAAATAACTCAAACATCATGGTGTCATCCTCCATTCAAACATTTTACAAAAAACTGGGTAATATATGGAACATTCACTTCAGAGGGATGCGTGTGTACATGTGTTCTCAATACTCACAGGCATAGCTGGCAATCTGGGGTTTGGCGTGAGACAGGGCAGTCAGTAGAGAGGACTTTCCTGCATTGGGGAACCTGGTAATGATGGAGGGGGAAATCATGAAGTCAATGTGTTCctgtatgattgtgtgtgtgtgtgtgtgtgtgtgtgtgtgcgtcctgtCTCACCCCACCAGGCCGAGGTCAGCGATGAGTTTGAGGTCCAGTCGTATCTGTCTGGTCTGGCCCTTACTGGGCAGGAACTCTGAGTGGTAGGATCCTCCTTGACCCCCTCTGGCCACCAGCACACGATCCCCCTCAGTGTTCAGCTTACCTATGGAGGGGATTGATGAACTATGGTCAGTTAAATTTACAACCAACACTCTCATCCTGAGTGCAGACATCAACATCATCTTCAACCAGTACAGTGCCTTGTGTCAGTGAAGGAGGTGTATCATGTGTAAAGACTTACCGAGGACCTTTCCATCATCGTTGGTGACAGTAATGCCAGGAGGAGCCATGACttcttggtcctctcctttctgCCCCCTCAGAGCAcggacactacacacacacagattagatTGCTGGTAGTTCACGTCATGATGCTTCCAAAAAAGATATTGGCCATAATTGTTGTACAATGCTTTTGTGCATTATCCAATGTGTGTGCCGCCTACATATGTAAGTGATTGACCGGTGAGCTCACCGTCCACCCAGTGAGTTGTGGTCCAGACATACCTGCTGTTGGTTCCTACTCCAGCGATGAAGCGTTTCTGGGGGGACTTATCCTTGACCCTCTTCAGAGTCATCTCCTTCTGAGCCACCACCCACACGTCTCCCCCTTTCCCCCCCTGACCCCCCAGACGGGGCAGCCCCATCCCCCCACTGCCCCCTCGCACATACAAACGCAGGTTGTCCACGAAGTTACCGTACTGGAGGAAACAGAGTAGTGATGACATCATTTCACACTTTGCGTCAGACAACTGAAGTATCTACAACAATCAATATATTGTACTGTCTTCTACAATGACGTGGACAGTAACGTTAggctacacagtgaaactatttAAATTTCCATAGCTAGCAAGTTCATTGTAGAAACGACCATGTAAAACTGACAGAACAGCACAACCAACTAGCTAGTCCTGTCTACGAAACTGACCGTGAAGGGCAACAGAAGACCACCTACTACTAGCAAACTAAGCTACCTATCATGGCTACCTAGATAGTAGAGCCACAAACAGGAGGGGTTAGTTATAATTATAAATATATTTGGTATAGCTAACTTAGCTTGTTAGCGAACTACAATGTAACAGTGGTTTACTAACCTTCCGGTAACACATCCTACTGATCCAAACCATTTTGAGTAAATATTTAGAAGTTACAGTAGAACGTTTGTGGCATTTTTGCCTGAAGACGTCAGATTAGCCGTTCACATGTGTTGTTATAGGTTGTTTGGCGGTGGAACAGGAAACAGCAAACGGGGCGATGATTCGATGATGTCAGCGTCAGTCAAGGTAGCTAGTCccgcctccctctcctccccagctAAACTATGCACACAAAATATTAGGCTATGTTGTGGGATTTTACCTGTAGTCCTAGTCTACAAAGAAATCAGTGTTTTGAAAAATTATTTGGTTACGTTCCTTTGATAAACTTTCAAAAACACCACTAGTATTGGCTAAGTCCTTTTAGGTTAGGACCTATTTGTTTATAACTGTATAGCATACCCTACCCCAAATTCATTAATTCatccattcagtcagtcagtcagttggtcAATCAGTCAGACATCATGTTTGTTCATAGGCTATCCTTGGTCAACTGTCAGCTCGTGCGCTCCTTGCATGTGGGCTATGACAGGTTAAGAGGTGCGCGCGGTGTTTGACTCTAAAGAGCTCCGCCATGGAGTGGACTTGTGAGTCAGTCAATACGTCCACACAGTGAACCACACTGGATACGCACTCGCGTTGAGTGCTGGTTTTAAAAACTGCAACAGCTGATAGGAACATAACAAGTAagtgttagtaaaacgtttactggagacaggagatcaagtggagacataggacgaggtggataattatataataaggccgtttattcacatgtaaagatatcttagtaaatcgtgcagcacgggtccttctgtctgactcgtatggaatcgttGGAAGAGAGACCTCTAAACAgttcatacagattatataggcaacaagcaaagtaggttgatcttgtagtctggccttccgattggtcgatctgggtcgtgggtagtcctgtccgggcctgatgtcgacattccattggcttttcACACAGCTCTTTGTCCTAGTCTCATTcaaaggcatcctgcatgtgcgtttgttttcacagggccctattcatgggggaggggagtgtgtgtgtgggtctgacaaagtagtggggatgggtgcatgttgtgtcaagtatagcttgtgctgagaagtggttaaaacaagttaccagtatttaatacaatttcttacataAGTAGCCTATATTTTAGTTTTTCTTTGAGAGGGAGACAATTATGCACACCTCTGATTTCACTACTCACATTTTCTGTTTCTAAATGTGTGTCTGATGGCCATATGATCTGTCACAGTAGGTCGGTAGACTATATTTCACTTTAGCCTTCTATCTCTTAAGCTATTTGTCTCTGCATTCCCATCTCTTAGCCACTCGGGGCTCTCTCTCCTATCGCACAAATCGGATGATGGTTTTTCTCCATGGCTGGAGTCGTCTCCAGTGCCTTTGTATGCTCCTGACTCTCTCCACCGTCTCCTCCAACACCATGCCCAACTTTTTGATCGGAACCGACGGGGCCGAGGGAGTGGGGCTCGGTGTTGGTCTCGGCGGCTTCATGGCTCCCGGTAACCTGGACGAGATCAACTCTGGCTGCTGGGACTCGTCTTGCCTCACGATGATCCAGACACGGCGGCTGCGCCTAGCGGACAGCCGGGGCGCACTGTGGGATTTCATGACATACCTGCGGGCGTCGCAGAGGCAGAAGCACAACGAGCTGTTCCTAGAGCTCACGCAGCACTGGGCCATGTATGTGGACTGCATGCTGTCCCGCGCGCACGGACTGGGGAAGCGCGGCTTCACCACAACGCTGTCCGAGCTGCGTGTCATGGAAGTCTCCCCAAATGACGCACAGAATAACGCATAGAACGAGTGTTGTCTTTATGCACAAGACTATGCGTAGGCCTACTGCAAGTGTGACAAGAGTTTCAGATGAACCATTCTAATCTACCACCCTCCCGATCTAGTGTTTTATTATTTAGAGTTTTCCGATAGTTGGCTGAAAAAGATTGGATGTGTATGAACAGTTCTTGGCACCATGAGTAGCCTATACCGAGGACATGGCCTTTAATATGTCTCTTTGAAGAGATATGTACGTTTGTCAGACATATTCAAACCTGAAAAGTTGTCTGAAGTCAAGTTTATAGCCTAAATTCATATCCCATCTGTTGTGTGGACCCCCGTGATATGCATTAGGAGAGTCTGCTGCATTATCGCCAAATTTTCAAGAAACTCAATGTTGCTTTTCAGTAGATGCGTTGTTAATCATTttgaaacaataacaataaagaaagtcgcacacttTATATTTCTCACAGTTATTTATTGGGCAACCAACGTTTGGCAGTCCATTGGAATGTTTATCCATGTATATGACTATGTCAAAATAACATTGAGCCCTATAGGAGGCTTTATACCAGTAGATTATTCTCACATAGGGAAGAGCAGGAAGCCACTGAAGGTGCTGTGGTTAGAATCATCGTCATACACTGCCCAGCCGTTGGGAAGGCGCATATGGACCGTATCACCCTTTTGCAGATGCAGAGTCACTCCATTGCACACATACTCATTCCCAGCATTGTAATACTGACCATTATGCAATATTCTCTGGCCATTCCTGTACATGTTTAGACCCCCAAGCAATGCGGTTTCATAAGAAACCATAGAGAATCGGAAGTAGTAGACTCCTCTCACTGGTGCTGTGAAGATACCTGCATcagagggaagcagagagagatcAACAACACTGTCAGTTTCTCATGGGCCTTGTACGAGAGCGTCAACAACGcaatgtatcatgggtaaattgtgactgactgatctacaaataaaatagactagttatttatgatgcaagttgatttgtagatcagtcagtcgacAGCCGCCTACCATGGACATTGGAGCAGCATGTTTAGTTATCTTGGACTCTGCCACTGGTCCACTTGGacatgtgtattgatgtgtaagCAGTACCTACCTGTATTTGGGTTGTAGGTGTTGCCGATGTTTGTGAAGACCTTGGTGTAGATCAGCTGGGTCTCAGTATTGAAAGGTCCTACTTTTCCTGAGTTAGTCAAACCAGCAGAGAAGGCCACCTTTGGTCTATCTTTGAGCACAGGGGAGTACACAGGATACATATATAATGATAATGGAGAAACAAGTAAAAATGAACAATGCAAGATATTTTTTGAAAAATCAGCAGACAAGAAGAAAGGCAACAATTCAAACCTTGAAAATAAATGACAAAAAAGGGGTGATTGACGCATTTCAGAACTAAAGTTTTAACAGAGCAAATTTGAAATAAAGTTGTTTGTCTGTTTACCTGTGTTCTCCCTCTTCAGCTCCTCCACCTGGCTCCCCAAGGCAGACAGTTCTGCTGCCTGGGCTGATATAACAACAACACATCAAAGTTACCTAGACTTATCTGTAATTATTTGTAAGCCATATATTCATATTACCTGCATTGTCTGTCTTCAGCACCTCTATCTGGCTCTCACTGGCTGTCACTCTTGCCTCCCTGGCTGACAGTGCTGCTGCTTGGCTGGAGTtgtagaataaaataaaaaaatactttcaagCATGTCATCTTCAAGCTATTGTTGATTGCTACTAAATTGTATCAATAGTAATAATTCCCTACTGATTGCTTATGATCATATCCGCATACCTGCATTGTCTCTCTTCAGCTCCTCTCCCAGCCTCTCACTGACGCTCAATCTGGTCTCCAGGGCTGAAATAACATGACAATGTATTCAGAAATTATAATGATTTAATTCAGGCAATCGAACAAGTCTCCCAGAGTAGCTTAGAGTGAATGGACCGCAGGTTGACGTTCATTggcatgaatcttgccctggaagCAGAACTGAGCAATctccgctagatgggccagctgcaatgTCAAAAGTGGCTATTATTGTAAAAATccatgaaaacaaaaataaacTTTTTGGTATTAATTTAAGGTtatgcattagggttagcagtgtggttaatgttaaagttaagggttagggtttgactttgtggctgtgccagctagtgaccactctgcagagctgcctccagaacaagattcataaCAAAAAATGCTAACTTGCCATTGGACCTACATGTAAAgtcaaatgatttatttcatacaATAAAAATCCTCATTACCTGCATTGTCTCTCTTCAGTTCCTCCACTTGGCTCTCACTAGCTGTCAATCTGTTTCCCATGTACCTCAGCTCCACTCTCTGCTCCACCAGGATGGTTCCCATATTGTGCACCTTGTCTCTCAGTGCTTTCAGCTGAGCCCAGATGTCAGGACCACCATTATTACTGCTCTCCCCCTGTTCGCTGTGACCCTGCAGAGTgatgtcattctccctaacccctccactctgGCCCATCTAGCAGATATTGCTCAATTCTGCTTCCAGTGAATAATTGCATCACATTTTGACAGGCTATTGTATTGTACACTGGTGTGCACCTGTATTTGTGTACGGTTTACCCATGACTTCACTTGTCCTTGGTGATATTTTAACATGTTCCACTGAGTTGCAACATGTGTTGGTTTCTCATGCATCAGGTTACCAAGACCAGTGTGTATAAAGAAGAGGACTGAGCCCAGTAGACTACATTAGTTCTGAAGAGGTATTGTTTCAGAATGAGGGATGCTGTAACTCTGCtggtgttgttgttctgtctgtctgggacaTGGGCTCAGGGCcagagtggaggggttagggagaatgacatcACTCTACAGAGACCAAAACTTTAcgtattgcgtttatatttttgttcagtataatttttttaaacgatTTTGTTCCATTTGATTTTCAAGCTAATGTgttacaaacaacaacaaaaatataaacacaacatgtaaagtgttggtccccttattcatgagctgaaataaaagatctcatacattttccatgtgcacaaaaagcttatttctctcaaattttgtgcacaaatttgtttacattcctgttagtgagcatttctcctttgccaagataatccatccacctgacaggtgtggcatatcaataagctgattaaacggcattacacaggtacaccttgtgctggggacaataaaaggccactctaaaatatgcagttttgtcacacatcacaatgccacagatatgtcaagttttgagggagtgtgcaattggcatgctgactgcaggaatgttagtttctctaccataagccacctccaatgtcgttttagagaatttagcagtatgtccaaccgtcctcacaactgcagaccatgtgtaaccacgccagcccaggacctccacaacaGGCTtcctcacctgcgggatcgtctgagatcagtcacccttttgtggggaaaaactcattctgattggctgggcctggctccaggTGGGTGTGCCTATGCCCACCCAtgactgcgcccctgcccagtcatgtgaaatccaaagattaggggcctaatttatttatttcaattttgacagattttcttatatgaactgtaactcagtaaaatcgttcaaatgattgcatgttgcatttatacttttgttcagtatagattttTATTGGGTCTATTGGTATGTCAAAGAAACATttggtgttcttggggaccaatAGGGCCTAGATGATTGTGACAAATTTCACAAGTTTGGCTTCTCACCATCTGATGAACACGTTGGAAGGGGTAGCATTGATAGTTTGGCATGAGGGTTGAGTTGGATGGTGGTCGGGGAGCCCCCAGTCATGGATTGGGGTTGGTAGCTGGCCTCCAGGCTGGGTCAGCCTCCATTTGTGAACAAGTAGTTGTGCTGAGCCTGCTGGCAGGGCCAACTCCAGCCGTAGGCCATGGTGGCCCCTCCCGGAAGTGAACCGAGGTTGAGCTGGCTGCTCCCATTGTGCAAGAAGCCTGAGGAGTCGAGGTTGTGCTGAGCCTGCTCGCGGCGCTAACCCCAGAGTGTAGCCGGTCATGGACCAGGGTTGAGCTGGCCCGCCTTTGCACAGGGTGCCTATAGGATGGGTCGAGTCAAGAAACAGCATGCACTTGTCATACAGACTGTTTGTAAGACAGATGTACAAAGGCATGAAGAAGGATGCCGTTTAAATACTATGAGGGTGGTTGATTATTGAGATTGAGACTGACTTGTAGCTAATGAAGATTGGATGTAGGTGagcaaattagcatggtcacactCTATGACCATTTAAGGAGTTCCTTGCTAGTAGCCCACGGTTCCAATATGGGTGTCTGGGCCCATATATTGATTTCCTgacaatattttattttttattcatttaactaggcaagtcagataagaactaattctaattttcaatgacggcctagggacagtgggttaactgtcttgttcagtggcagaacgacagatttttaccttgtcggctcggggattcgatcttgcaacctcggttactagtccaaccctctaaccactaggctacctgccgccccactatgAATGTTTACTACAATCTAGCGTCATCAAATTGATCAATTGATCCCGTTCTTGAACCAGAAGAAGCCGCGCGATGGTTTGAGCGCGCGCTCTTTGCCGAGACTACGAATCTGTGCTCGCGCCCTATACCTGCCCTACCAGTGCAGGGCGAATGAACGAGTTTCGATGTGACGCTGAAGtcaaaccagagaggaagagagatgccCAACTCGGCGGAAAATCTGTCACCCTCCACCAGCTGGCGATTTTTCCTTGTTTCTCCTACAAAGAAATTAATTTTTGCATGGCGGTCAATGAGTGTCAGATATAGTCAACTAAAAAAATGAATAGCTAATTTGCTACGTAAGGTTTATTTGCTACGTAAGGTTTCGTAATGCTTATATTCTTACGAGTGTACTAATTTAAGTAGGACAATTTTGTATGATGTCTTTTTATTTTGTAAAATGGAAATTTTTCCACCCTTACCACcctacagtaggtggcggcatgcacctcTAACGCTTGTTTGCGGACCGCCATAATacaacagaagaagaagaagaagaagaagaaggaggaggagcaggaggaggataggcgggagctagaccGACCGcggtgccgctttgtggacaacgactcccattgtagGGCGGAGAGACGTGTATCTTGTCAGTAATCCATAGTCTTTGGTCAAACACAGAAACcggtttctctctccttctgaagCAAGGACATCTGTCCTTGAGATGGATAGATAAAAGTATCGGGTGACATTAGTAGCATATTCAGGATTGGATGCTGTCATTAATGGTTAAAACACATCTCATCAGACAGTGTCTgttcactgcagagagagagagagagagagagagagagagagaaagtgagagtgagagtgagtgagggaggtgGTATGTGTGTCATCTCATGAGCTCGATAGAGCCTCCCACCGGCGACTGCATATATACAGTGAGAGCGGCGGCCGTCGGCCGTACAGAGGAGCGATTGGGAGATATAGAGATACATCGTACCGAGGTAAGTAGCCTACAGAGCTGCCGCCTCAGAGCTGAGGGATGGTGTTGCTGCTTTCTCTTGGAGGGATGCGGAGAGCTAGAGGATGGCCGGGAGTGTCTGACCTAAATTATAGGTAGTACCCTACAAGGATGATGAAATTGTCGCTATTCGCATGTGCGCCCGGGTACGATGGAATCACTCTCAAGATCACGGAAGGGAGAGACTGAGTAGCATACCCTATAGCAGCCTAATATAGGATGCTGTACAGATTGTGTACCGGGCCAAAATCGCAGTGTCTTTTAGACTAGACAAGTCCTGTGATGGGCGGTAATTGTGCAATCCACAAGCCTATTTG of Salvelinus alpinus chromosome 4, SLU_Salpinus.1, whole genome shotgun sequence contains these proteins:
- the LOC139573208 gene encoding GTP-binding protein 10-like; this translates as MVWISRMCYRKYGNFVDNLRLYVRGGSGGMGLPRLGGQGGKGGDVWVVAQKEMTLKRVKDKSPQKRFIAGVGTNSSVRALRGQKGEDQEVMAPPGITVTNDDGKVLGKLNTEGDRVLVARGGQGGSYHSEFLPSKGQTRQIRLDLKLIADLGLVGFPNAGKSSLLTALSHAKPQIASYAFTTLRPEIGKVMYEDHKQISVADLPGLIEGAHMNRGMGHQFLKHVERTRQLLFVVDVCGFQLASKMPFRSAFEAVQLLIKELELYKEDLPCKPAVLVVNKMDLPDAEDKLTELQEQLLNPHEFSHLLPDDMLPKNNMVFRHVVPISAATGFGIAHLKTCIRQSLDKDASMATESLHRDRLQALRGAVPAKNTFTWGPTASA
- the LOC139572555 gene encoding complement C1q-like protein 2, with protein sequence MIISNHQAAALSAREARVTASESQIEVLKTDNAAQAAELSALGSQVEELKRENTDRPKVAFSAGLTNSGKVGPFNTETQLIYTKVFTNIGNTYNPNTGIFTAPVRGVYYFRFSMVSYETALLGGLNMYRNGQRILHNGQYYNAGNEYVCNGVTLHLQKGDTVHMRLPNGWAVYDDDSNHSTFSGFLLFPM
- the LOC139573210 gene encoding protein FAM237B-like, with the translated sequence MMVFLHGWSRLQCLCMLLTLSTVSSNTMPNFLIGTDGAEGVGLGVGLGGFMAPGNLDEINSGCWDSSCLTMIQTRRLRLADSRGALWDFMTYLRASQRQKHNELFLELTQHWAMYVDCMLSRAHGLGKRGFTTTLSELRVMEVSPNDAQNNA